The Sorangiineae bacterium MSr11954 DNA segment GCAGGCGCTCGGCCATGGCCACCGCCCGCCGCTCGAAGCCTGGCGCATCGCCCGCCATGAGCAAGGGCAGCCCGCAGCACGCGTCGATCAAGGCCACGTCCTCGCCCGCGAGCGCCTTCGCCACCTCCACCGCCTCCCGCGCCACGTCCGGCGCTTTGCGCGAATAAGTGCATCCTACAAGCAATCCCACGCGCGCATCGCTCCGCGCACCCGCGTCCTCGGCAAGCCTCGCGATCGCCGCGCGGGTCTCGGCCTCGCGCCCGCCCTGCTGCGCGAGGGTCCGCGCCGCCTGCTCGGGCGCGGTGCCGCGCGCCTGCCACGCGGAGCGCGCCAGGTAGAGCGCGGAGGTCACGTCATTTCGGTGATCGCACAGCTCGCGGCACCCGTAGCAGCCCGTGCAGGCCCACGCGGTGCGGGCGTACGACGTCTCCGCGGGCACGTCGCCGTGGGCGGCGAAGTAGGCCATCGACATTTTGCCCCACGGGGTGAGCGTCTCGCGCGGCTCCGCGTTGGAGACGGGGCAGGCGCTGCGGCACAACTTGGGGCAGAACACGCAATTTTCGAGGGCGGTGCGCTTCGTCTCCAAGATGGGGAGCGCCTTCATGGGCCTCGAATCGGGTCTTCGCTTCACGAGGGCATCATGCCACCGAACCGGGCCCGCGAAGACGGTCGCGAAGCTCGGCCATCGCTTCGTGCGGCAGGCTGCGCTCGCGAAAGAGCTCCACCATCTTTTCCGCCATTTGCAGGTTCTGCGCGCGCAGCTTGCGGCCGAAGTGCTCCTCGACGTACGCGACCCCCTCCGGCGAGCGCCTCCGCGCGAACCCCACGCCGAGCCGGAGCGACTGCGCGACCATGGCCTTGGGCGCCCAGGCCCCGAGCCGCGACCGCGACAAGAACCGCACGAACCAGTCCGCCCAAATGGCCGGCTTGCCGTAGTGGCGGGCCAAAATCCGCGCCTCTTCGGCCGCGCGAAGCACCAAGTCGAGCGCCGTGTCGTCGCCGAGCAGGGCGTCGATGCTCCCGGTCACGTCGATGCCCATCATCACCGGCACGAAGGTGCACGTGGTCGCGACATTGGTCGCGTGCACGCCGGCCTGAGCGCGGCTGGAGATGCCCGCGCCCTCGAAGGCCTGCGCGAGCGCGTCGATGGCCGGCACGCGCCGCTCGGGTTGCTCGATCAACGTGGTGGCGGCCCGCGGGAGCCAATAGCGGTAGCGCACGCAAGGGGCACCCTCGCCGTTGCTCGTTTCACCCGGCCCTGGCGAGTACGCCACCACGCCCGGCATGCCCGGAAAGAGCCGCTCGGCGCCCAGCTCCCGCACCAACAAGGCGTG contains these protein-coding regions:
- a CDS encoding 2-dehydropantoate 2-reductase; this translates as MHVAIVGAGSLGSVFGVRLANGAEKVRVSFVMRSAPAPGREPLGMRIEQVDRGSGVLALEAPVRTTAIPADADVILVCVRFEQVDGALAALLAPSRAPVVTMTPIFPQHHALLVRELGAERLFPGMPGVVAYSPGPGETSNGEGAPCVRYRYWLPRAATTLIEQPERRVPAIDALAQAFEGAGISSRAQAGVHATNVATTCTFVPVMMGIDVTGSIDALLGDDTALDLVLRAAEEARILARHYGKPAIWADWFVRFLSRSRLGAWAPKAMVAQSLRLGVGFARRRSPEGVAYVEEHFGRKLRAQNLQMAEKMVELFRERSLPHEAMAELRDRLRGPGSVA
- a CDS encoding (Fe-S)-binding protein, with translation MKRRPDSRPMKALPILETKRTALENCVFCPKLCRSACPVSNAEPRETLTPWGKMSMAYFAAHGDVPAETSYARTAWACTGCYGCRELCDHRNDVTSALYLARSAWQARGTAPEQAARTLAQQGGREAETRAAIARLAEDAGARSDARVGLLVGCTYSRKAPDVAREAVEVAKALAGEDVALIDACCGLPLLMAGDAPGFERRAVAMAERLRGFERVAVVDAGCAAALRLHYRAVHVELEKPVSLLVEWAAREAARFARLDARSGREVREAVRWHDPCQLGRGLGIYEAPRTVLTRILGEAPAEFDARRERATCAGGGGLLPVTMPEQARTIAEARLEEHARAGGGRVVTGCASSLHALRRASGAGHARASAVEDIVTWMARSLRAARTGPAA